A part of Chthonomonadales bacterium genomic DNA contains:
- a CDS encoding S9 family peptidase → MLSNLPPLIPRDDLFGNPEKASPQLSPDGRLLAYLAPDEGVLNVWLRTLGQEDDRAITRDRKRGIRMYFWAFDGRHLLYLQDLDGDENWHVWSVDVQAGVIRDLTPFQGAQAEVIDADERFPNEILVGLNVRDARVHDVYRIDLSTGATTLRAENPGDVVGWVADADFRVRGAHAARPDGGFELRVREAEEAEWRALIAWAPDEEGHPYAFTPDGSGLYVSSSIGTDTAELREIDTATGAERTLASRPDVDLGEVMFHPRRHNIQAVGFNRHRLEWVVLDPEIAADLDFLKSRHDGEVHVVSRDQADRLWIALYTLDRAPANYYVYDRQARRLDFLFAARPALEHATLAEMRPVDIPSRDGLTLGSYLTLPPGVEARGLPLVLNVHGGPWARDVWGYDPEAQWLANRGYATLQVNYRGSAGYGKRFLHAGDREWGAKMHDDLVDAVHWAVDQGFADRRRVGIYGGSYGGYAALVGAAFTPDLFACAVDIVGPSSLRTLIESIPPYWEPLKRIFTVRVGDPETEPEFLDSRSPLHRADRIECPLLIAQGANDPRVKQAESEQIVAALRERGKDVEYLLFEDEGHGFARPENRLRFYAAAERFLARYLGGRSQD, encoded by the coding sequence ATGCTGTCGAATCTGCCGCCGCTGATCCCGCGCGACGACCTCTTCGGCAACCCGGAGAAGGCATCGCCCCAGTTGTCGCCGGACGGGCGCTTGCTGGCCTACCTCGCGCCGGACGAGGGCGTGCTCAACGTGTGGCTCCGCACCCTCGGCCAGGAGGACGACCGTGCGATCACCCGCGACCGCAAGCGGGGGATCCGGATGTACTTCTGGGCGTTCGACGGGCGCCACCTCCTCTACCTGCAGGACCTGGACGGCGACGAGAACTGGCACGTCTGGTCGGTGGACGTGCAGGCCGGCGTCATCCGCGACCTGACGCCGTTCCAGGGCGCGCAGGCGGAGGTGATTGACGCGGACGAGCGTTTCCCGAACGAGATCCTGGTCGGCCTGAACGTGCGCGACGCGCGCGTGCACGACGTCTACCGGATCGACCTGAGCACCGGCGCCACCACGCTACGGGCCGAGAATCCGGGCGACGTCGTGGGCTGGGTGGCAGACGCCGATTTCCGCGTGCGAGGCGCGCACGCGGCCAGACCGGACGGCGGCTTCGAGCTTCGCGTTCGCGAAGCCGAGGAGGCCGAATGGCGCGCGCTCATCGCCTGGGCGCCCGATGAGGAAGGCCACCCCTACGCCTTCACCCCGGACGGCAGCGGCCTCTATGTTTCCAGCAGCATTGGCACCGACACCGCCGAGTTACGCGAGATCGACACCGCCACGGGCGCCGAGCGAACACTCGCCTCGCGCCCCGACGTCGACCTCGGTGAGGTGATGTTCCACCCGAGACGCCACAACATCCAGGCCGTCGGCTTCAACCGGCACCGCCTGGAATGGGTCGTCCTCGATCCCGAGATCGCCGCGGACCTCGACTTCCTGAAGTCGCGGCACGATGGTGAGGTGCACGTCGTCAGCAGAGACCAGGCGGACCGGCTCTGGATCGCACTCTACACGCTGGATCGCGCGCCCGCCAACTACTACGTGTACGACCGGCAGGCGCGCCGCCTCGATTTCCTGTTCGCGGCGCGGCCGGCGCTCGAGCACGCGACGCTCGCCGAGATGCGCCCGGTCGACATTCCCTCTCGCGACGGCCTGACCCTTGGCAGCTACCTGACGCTGCCGCCGGGCGTGGAAGCGCGCGGCCTGCCCCTGGTGCTGAACGTGCACGGCGGTCCGTGGGCGCGCGACGTCTGGGGCTACGACCCCGAGGCGCAATGGCTCGCCAACCGTGGCTACGCGACGCTTCAGGTGAACTACCGGGGCTCTGCTGGGTACGGCAAGCGCTTCCTGCACGCGGGCGACCGCGAGTGGGGAGCGAAGATGCACGACGACCTGGTCGACGCCGTGCACTGGGCCGTGGACCAGGGCTTCGCGGACCGGCGACGCGTGGGCATCTACGGCGGCTCCTACGGCGGCTATGCCGCGCTCGTCGGCGCGGCCTTCACGCCGGACCTCTTCGCCTGCGCCGTCGACATCGTCGGTCCAAGCAGCCTGCGCACCCTGATCGAGTCGATTCCGCCCTACTGGGAGCCGCTGAAGCGCATCTTCACCGTGCGCGTGGGCGACCCGGAGACGGAGCCGGAGTTCCTGGACTCGCGCTCGCCGTTGCACAGGGCCGACCGCATCGAGTGCCCACTGTTGATCGCGCAGGGAGCGAACGACCCGCGCGTGAAACAGGCGGAGAGCGAGCAGATCGTGGCGGCGCTACGCGAGCGTGGCAAGGACGTGGAGTATCTGCTCTTCGAAGACGAGGGGCACGGGTTCGCCCGGCCCGAGAACCGCCTGCGCTTCTATGCGGCGGCCGAGCGCTTCCTGGCGCGCTACCTGGGAGGGCGCTCGCAGGACTGA
- a CDS encoding glycoside hydrolase family 99-like domain-containing protein, with product MTTLTWTAACIALIAAVPRPAAHQPPGIPKPRPVRADVRVGAFYFPGWSHAERWYCVKAHPDVQHPLLGYYREGDPDAADWHIKWAVEHGVGFFAFDYYSHNGSQMLEGALDRGFLRSRFLPGFRFCLNWCNHAPSETMTADQLERFAELVIPKYLTHPSYLRIDGRPVLMILSGYSFVKTLGVNGARRAFEHLDTRCRAAGLPGVYLVFCEGEILRAESVRDSFAAGARAFCLYNYPYAGTGQTGPGRHGEATYAHLIEQGERLWKHWRGITEGRFWPTVMPGWDRRPWLKEDDLRRTGSTPALFEGALRDARAHVNASRIVMVEAWNEWGEGSVLEPSVEQGFGYLDAVRRVFCPSAGSHRDLTPTAAGLPAPVFDLEMPRIDAWAFDHGVEDWTATGVSGLAAAWGALEGVSTDDDPQLTSPIAYLPCGRYGACEIRMRAEAVDARHPTSTGQLFWSTSTQGLSQEASVTFPVTLDGAWHTHRLDLAARSHWRGTTDRFRLDPVALSGVRFAVDEVRFLRRPARPAR from the coding sequence ATGACAACGCTCACGTGGACCGCCGCCTGCATCGCCCTGATCGCGGCCGTGCCGAGGCCGGCCGCGCACCAGCCGCCCGGCATTCCGAAGCCGCGCCCCGTGCGCGCGGACGTACGGGTCGGCGCCTTCTACTTCCCCGGCTGGTCCCATGCCGAGCGCTGGTACTGCGTGAAGGCGCACCCGGACGTTCAACACCCGCTGCTCGGCTACTACCGCGAGGGTGACCCGGACGCGGCCGACTGGCATATCAAGTGGGCGGTCGAGCACGGGGTCGGCTTCTTCGCGTTCGACTACTACTCCCACAACGGATCGCAGATGCTTGAGGGAGCGCTGGACCGGGGCTTCCTGCGAAGCCGGTTCCTGCCGGGATTCCGCTTCTGCCTCAACTGGTGCAACCACGCGCCGTCCGAGACGATGACCGCCGACCAACTCGAGCGGTTCGCGGAGTTGGTGATCCCGAAGTACCTGACGCACCCCTCCTACCTGCGCATCGACGGCCGCCCGGTGCTCATGATCCTCTCCGGCTACAGCTTTGTCAAGACCCTGGGCGTCAACGGCGCGCGCAGGGCATTTGAGCATCTGGACACTCGCTGCCGCGCCGCCGGGCTGCCCGGCGTCTATCTTGTCTTCTGCGAGGGCGAGATACTGCGGGCCGAGAGCGTGCGCGACAGCTTCGCCGCCGGCGCCCGGGCCTTCTGTCTCTACAACTACCCCTACGCGGGCACCGGACAGACCGGCCCCGGCCGCCACGGCGAGGCGACCTACGCGCACCTCATCGAGCAGGGCGAGAGGCTCTGGAAGCACTGGCGCGGGATCACGGAGGGGCGATTCTGGCCCACGGTGATGCCGGGATGGGATCGCCGGCCCTGGCTGAAGGAGGATGACCTGCGGCGCACGGGCAGCACGCCCGCCCTGTTCGAGGGGGCGCTGCGCGACGCCAGGGCGCACGTCAACGCGAGCCGCATCGTCATGGTCGAGGCGTGGAACGAGTGGGGCGAGGGATCCGTGCTGGAGCCCAGCGTCGAGCAGGGCTTCGGCTACCTGGACGCCGTGCGGCGAGTGTTCTGCCCATCCGCCGGCTCGCACCGCGATCTGACGCCGACCGCGGCCGGCCTGCCGGCGCCGGTGTTCGACCTGGAGATGCCGCGCATCGACGCCTGGGCCTTCGACCACGGTGTGGAGGACTGGACCGCCACCGGAGTGAGCGGCCTGGCTGCCGCCTGGGGCGCGCTGGAAGGCGTCTCCACCGACGATGACCCGCAACTCACCAGCCCCATCGCCTACTTGCCCTGCGGCAGGTACGGCGCGTGCGAAATCCGGATGCGCGCCGAGGCAGTGGACGCTCGACACCCCACATCGACCGGTCAGCTCTTCTGGTCGACGTCGACCCAGGGTCTGTCGCAGGAGGCCAGCGTCACGTTCCCGGTAACGCTCGATGGCGCGTGGCACACCCACCGCCTCGACCTGGCGGCCCGCTCCCATTGGCGCGGCACGACGGACCGGTTCCGGCTCGATCCCGTCGCCCTGTCCGGTGTGCGGTTCGCCGTCGACGAGGTGCGCTTCCTCCGGAGACCGGCCCGGCCCGCGAGGTAG